Within the Novosphingobium pentaromativorans US6-1 genome, the region TGAAGCTGCCCGGGCCGAGGGCGACGGCAATGTAATCGGCACGGCCGCGATCGGGCAGGGCTGAAATCATCGGGACCAGCGCCTCGGCGTGGCCCCTGCCAAGCATGCGGAATTCGCCCGCAACAAGAGCGTCGCCTTCGAACAAGGCAACCGAACAAGCCTCGGTAGCACTGTCGATTACGAGGGTGCGCATGGTCCCGGTCTAGTGTTGGCGAACGGGTCGGCTGCGGTCACGGCTGCTTAGCGTGCGGCGCGGCACGGGCTTACGCGGCCCGCACTTCGCTGACTTCCGGGACGTAGTGCTTGAGCAGGCTCTCGATCCCGTGCTTGAGCGTCGCGGTCGAGGAGGGGCAGCCCGAGCAGGCGCCTTGCATCGCCAGATAGACGATCCCTTCGCGGTAGCCGCGATAGATGATGTCGCCGCCGTCGTTGGCGACTGCCGGACGCACGCGTGTTTCCAGCAGGTCCTTGATCTGCGCGACGATGTCGGCATCGGCCGGATCGTCTCCGAAGTCCTCGTCCGCCTCGGCGGGAACGGCGATGCCACTGGCGTCGCCACCGACGAAGAGCGGGGCTTCCGAAACGAAGTGGTCGAGCAGGATCGAGACGACCTGCGGCTTGAGGCCATGCCACTCAACGCCGGGCGCCGCGGTGACGGAAATGAATTCCTGTCCGAAGAACACGCCGGTCACGTCGCCGAGATCGAAGAGCGCTTCGGCGAGGGGGGAGGCGCCGGCATCTTCTGGCGAGGTGAATTCGCGCGTCCCGCCGGTCATCACCTGCCGCCCGGGCAGGAACTTGAGCGTGGCGGGATTGGGCGTTGTTTCGGTTTCAATGAACATGGTGAGTGGGATTTAGGTAATGTAGGCGGCTGGTCAAGGGCGGCGGCATGTCGAGCGTCCCGAAATGTGCCGCATCGGCGGGGTTTTCCGTGCTATTCACTGGTCCTTAAGGCTGGGCAGTCCTATAGCTTGCGGGATGACGAATTATTCGCGCGCCGCCGCTCGCTCGCTCGCCTGCCTGATGCTGCTCAGCCAGACTCCGGTCCAGCCCGTCCTGGCCCAGGAAGTCGCCGCTCCGGCCAAGCTCGATGACAGCGACCCGTGGCTTTATCGCGGCAGCGACATTCCGCACGATCCGGATTGGCACTTCGGCGAGCTTTCGAACGGTCTGCGCTACGCCGTGCGCAAGAATGGCGTGCCGCCCGGGCAAGTCTCGATCCGCATTCGCGTCGACGCCGGCTCTCTCTATGAGAAGGACTCCGAGCGCGGTTATGCGCACCTTCTCGAGCACATGCTCTTCCGCCAGTCGAAGTACATTCCCGAGGGCACGGCGATTGCCGCCTTCCAGCGCCTGGGCGCGACCTTCGGCAGCGATACCAATGCCGTGACTTCGACGACGCAGACGGTGTTCAAGCTCGATCTGCCCAATGCGACGCCGGAATCGCTCGACGAGACCTTCAAGCTGATGTCGGGCATGGTCAGCGCGCCCACGTTGTCGGCCTCCAACCTCAAGTCCGACCTGCCGATCGTGCTGGCTGAAATGCGCGAACGCGGCGGCGCTTCCAAGCGCGTGCAGGACGCGATGCAGCAAGTCTTCTACGCCGGGCAGCCGCTGTCCGTGCGTGAACCGATCGGCACCGTGCAATCCCTGACTGCGGCGACGCCGCAGTCGGTACGGGCCTTCTATTCGCGCTGGTACCGGCCCGATAACGTGGCGGTGATCGTGGCGGGCGACGCCGATCCGGCGACGCTGGCCAGCTACGTGAAGAAGTGGTTCGGCGACTGGAAGGCCAGCGGCGCGCGTTCTCCCGCGCCCAGCTTCGGCGATCCGGCTGCGCCGGCCGGGGCCGATCCTCGCAACCCCGTGGGCGAAACCCGCGTGCTCGTCGAACCCGACCTGCCGCCCTCGATGATGTACGCAATCCTGCGTCCCTGGCGGCAGGTGACGGACAACATCGTCTATAATCAGGGGCTGATGATCGATTCGATCGCGCAGGCCATCATCAACCGCCGTCTGGAATCGAAGGCGCGGGCAGGGGGCAGTTATCTCTCTGCCTCGGTCAACCAGGACGACGTCTCGCGCTCGGCCGATGCGACGTTCGTCTCCGTGACCCCGCTCGGCGACGACTGGGAAGCCGCGCTGAAGGACGTGCGCGCGGTCATCGCCGATGCCGTCTCCCGCCCGCCGACGCAGGAAGAGATCGACCGCGAAGTGGCCGAACTGGATCTGGCCTTCCAGGTCCCGGTCGAGCAGCAGCGCATCCTGCCCGGCTCGAAGCTGGCCGACGATCTCGTCAACGCGCTCGACATCCGCGAGACCGTGGCCGCGCCGCAGGACGTGCTGCGCATCTTCCGCGAGACGAAGCCGCTCTTTACGCCCAAGGCCGTCCTCGAGCACACACAGGCGCTGTTCTCGGGCACCGTGACGCGCGGGCTGTTCACCACGCAGAAGGCCGGACAGGCGAGCGATGCCGAATTGCGCCAGGCCCTGCTCGATCCGGTCAAGCCGGATGAGAGCGTGCGTCTGGCCGCCAATGCGGCTCCCGTATCGTTCGACAAGCTGCCGGCTATCGGCAAACCGGCGAAACCCGAGGCGGAATTGCCGGTGGGACTGCTCGACATCGAGGAACTGACTTTCGCCAACGGGGTGAAGGTCCTGCTCTGGCCGGTTCAGGAAGAGCCGGGCCGGGTCATGGTCAAGGTGCGCTTCGGCGGCGGCTATCGCTCGATCGATCCCAAGGATGCGCCCTACATCACGCTGGGCCAGTACGCGCTGGTCGGCTCGGGCGTGGCCACGCTGGGCCAGGAAGATCTCGACAGGGTCGCCACCGGGCGCAAGCTCGGCTTCGATTTCGACGTGCAGGATGCCTCGTTCCAGTTCTCTGCCGAGACGCGCCCGTCCGACCTTGCCGACCAGCTTTACCTCTTCGCGGCCAAGCTCGACCTGCCCAAGTGGGACGCCAGTCCTTTCCTGCGCGCGAAGGCAGCGGCGAAGATCCAGTACGATACCTTCGCCACGTCTCCGCAGGGCGTGCTGAACCGCGACCTGCAGTTCTACCAGCACGGCGAGGACCCGCGCTTCGCAACGCCGACCCCGGCCGAGATCGAGGCGACCACGCCCGAGGGCTTCAAGCGCGTGTGGGGCAAGGCCCTGCACGACGGTCCGGTCGAAGTGCAGATCTTCGGCGATTTCGACAAGGCCGCGGCGATCGCATCGCTGGAGAAGACCTTCGGCGCGCTCAAGCCGCGCACGCCCGCGCCGTCGACTGCCGATCTTGCCAACGTCTCCGTGCCCCAGCCATCCGACAAGCCGATCGTGCTGCATCATCACGGCGACCCGGATCAGGCGGCGGCGGTCATTTCCTGGCCGACCGGCGGCGGTTCGATGGGCATTCGCGAATCCCGCCAGCTGGAGATCCTGACCCAGCTGTTCACCAACCGCCTGCTCGATGCCGTGCGCGAGAAGCTGGGCGTGAGCTACGCGCCCTACGTCTATTCCTCCTGGCCGGTGGACCTGCAGGCGGGCGGATCGATCACGGCGATGGCGCAGGTCGATCCCAAGTCGGTCTCCGTGTTCTTCCAGACCGCCGACGAGATCGCGCAGGACCTGATCAACAATCCGCCGACGGCCGACGAACTGGCGCGCGTAACCGAACCGCTGCGCCAGCAGGTAACGCGCGCGGCTTCGAGCACCTCGTTCTTCATGAGTCAGCTCGAAGGCGCGACCGAAGAGCCTTCGCGCTTCGGCACGATCCGCACCGTCCTTTACGATTATACCGAGACGACGCCGGAAAAGATGCAGGCGCTGGCCGCCCGCTATCTGGGCAAGAATGCCTCGTGGCGGCTGGAAGTGATGCCAGAGGGCAAGACTTCGGGAGCCATTGCCAGCCGCTGAAGCAGGCAGGGCAAATCCTTGCAGCACATGGCCTTGCGGCCGGCGCTGCCGGACCGGGACGCAATCGATCGCACCGATCGGGCAAACCGGCTTTGCAAAAATTGCTTCGGGAGGGTATGGGCCCCGCCTTACATTAGCTTGCGCGCGCGCCCGGGAGAGGGGCGCGACTTGAGGAGTAATCGAAGTGGCTAGCAATTGGACCCCGGACGGCTGGAAGGCGCACGAAGCGCGCCACCTTCCGGTTTATGGCGATGCGGAGAAGCTGAGCGAGGTTGAGGCCACGCTTGCAAAGTTCCCGCCGCTGGTCTTTGCCGGCGAAGCGCGCGAGCTCAAGAAGGACCTGGCCGAAGTGGCCGAAGGCCGCGGTTTCCTACTCCAGGGCGGGGACTGCGCCGAGAGCTTTGCAGAGTTCCATCCCGACAATATCCGCGACACGTTCCGCGTGCTGCTGCAGATGGCGGTCATCCTGACTTTCGCCAGCAAGCAGCCGGTGGTGAAGGTCGGCCGCATGGCCGGCCAGTTCGCCAAGCCGCGTTCCGCGCCGACCGAGAAGGCCGGCGATCTGGAACTGCCCAGCTACTTCGGCGACATCATCAACGGCATCGAGTTCGAGCCGGAAACGCGCCGCAACGATCCGGAGCGCATGCTGCGCGCCTTCTCGCAGTCGGCCGCGACGCTCAACCTGCTGCGTGCCTTCGCGGGCGGCGGCTATGCGAACCTGCGGCAGGTTCACCAGTGGACGCTCGATCACATCGACCGCAGCCCCTGGGGCGAGAAGTTCTCGCAGATGGCGGACCGCATCGGTGAGGCGCTGGACTTCATGGCGGCCTGCGGCGTCGATCCGACGACCGTGCCGCAATTGCAGGGCACCAGCTTCTACACCAGCCACGAGGCGCTGCTGCTGCCTTACGAGCAGGCGCTGACCCGCCGCGATTCGCTGACCGGCGACTGGTACGACTGTTCGGCCCACATGCTGTGGATC harbors:
- a CDS encoding NifU family protein, with the protein product MFIETETTPNPATLKFLPGRQVMTGGTREFTSPEDAGASPLAEALFDLGDVTGVFFGQEFISVTAAPGVEWHGLKPQVVSILLDHFVSEAPLFVGGDASGIAVPAEADEDFGDDPADADIVAQIKDLLETRVRPAVANDGGDIIYRGYREGIVYLAMQGACSGCPSSTATLKHGIESLLKHYVPEVSEVRAA
- a CDS encoding M16 family metallopeptidase, with the protein product MTNYSRAAARSLACLMLLSQTPVQPVLAQEVAAPAKLDDSDPWLYRGSDIPHDPDWHFGELSNGLRYAVRKNGVPPGQVSIRIRVDAGSLYEKDSERGYAHLLEHMLFRQSKYIPEGTAIAAFQRLGATFGSDTNAVTSTTQTVFKLDLPNATPESLDETFKLMSGMVSAPTLSASNLKSDLPIVLAEMRERGGASKRVQDAMQQVFYAGQPLSVREPIGTVQSLTAATPQSVRAFYSRWYRPDNVAVIVAGDADPATLASYVKKWFGDWKASGARSPAPSFGDPAAPAGADPRNPVGETRVLVEPDLPPSMMYAILRPWRQVTDNIVYNQGLMIDSIAQAIINRRLESKARAGGSYLSASVNQDDVSRSADATFVSVTPLGDDWEAALKDVRAVIADAVSRPPTQEEIDREVAELDLAFQVPVEQQRILPGSKLADDLVNALDIRETVAAPQDVLRIFRETKPLFTPKAVLEHTQALFSGTVTRGLFTTQKAGQASDAELRQALLDPVKPDESVRLAANAAPVSFDKLPAIGKPAKPEAELPVGLLDIEELTFANGVKVLLWPVQEEPGRVMVKVRFGGGYRSIDPKDAPYITLGQYALVGSGVATLGQEDLDRVATGRKLGFDFDVQDASFQFSAETRPSDLADQLYLFAAKLDLPKWDASPFLRAKAAAKIQYDTFATSPQGVLNRDLQFYQHGEDPRFATPTPAEIEATTPEGFKRVWGKALHDGPVEVQIFGDFDKAAAIASLEKTFGALKPRTPAPSTADLANVSVPQPSDKPIVLHHHGDPDQAAAVISWPTGGGSMGIRESRQLEILTQLFTNRLLDAVREKLGVSYAPYVYSSWPVDLQAGGSITAMAQVDPKSVSVFFQTADEIAQDLINNPPTADELARVTEPLRQQVTRAASSTSFFMSQLEGATEEPSRFGTIRTVLYDYTETTPEKMQALAARYLGKNASWRLEVMPEGKTSGAIASR
- a CDS encoding class II 3-deoxy-7-phosphoheptulonate synthase, giving the protein MASNWTPDGWKAHEARHLPVYGDAEKLSEVEATLAKFPPLVFAGEARELKKDLAEVAEGRGFLLQGGDCAESFAEFHPDNIRDTFRVLLQMAVILTFASKQPVVKVGRMAGQFAKPRSAPTEKAGDLELPSYFGDIINGIEFEPETRRNDPERMLRAFSQSAATLNLLRAFAGGGYANLRQVHQWTLDHIDRSPWGEKFSQMADRIGEALDFMAACGVDPTTVPQLQGTSFYTSHEALLLPYEQALTRRDSLTGDWYDCSAHMLWIGDRTRFEGSAHVEFLRGVGNPIGMKCGPSLEPDALLHMLDTLNPSREPGRMTLISRFGHDKVESGLPKLVRAVKAEGHPVVWSCDPMHGNVIKAESGFKTRPFERILGEVRGFFAVHRAEGTHAGGIHIEMTGQDVTECTGGAIAITDEALADRYHTHCDPRLNGAQSIELAFEMADLLNLEATERHKQAA